One window of Mastacembelus armatus chromosome 20, fMasArm1.2, whole genome shotgun sequence genomic DNA carries:
- the mllt10 gene encoding protein AF-10 isoform X3: MCKACYGIVQVPTGPWFCRKCESQERAARVRCELCPHKDGALKRTDNGGWAHVVCALYIPEVEFANVSTMEPIVLQSVPHERYNKTCYICEDQGRESKAASGACMTCNKHGCRQAFHVTCAQFAGLLCEEQGSDADNVKYCGYCKYHHSKLRRSRGRGSRSQSLSDSTSQCMDRPPDKDKKKHKERDRHKPKHKKSSMDMSPSLVLPNIMVPDKTYNSSNSGGGIISLPPSTQKRLDENTGRFTNANFQEVSSTHSSGSCKDVLAADTGKSASEVKNKKNSSGSHAVGQRGGRKSLTSSGKPLPSSVVTMATSSTSASASTGPFHQGLLLTSASKTPSASSSSDFLSFSDSSLRPGGGTTFSSPPSFSSCLVKPSSEGGASEGTSTLFGSLMSATTGSAVGGKLYENSHSHTASEMTSLGGSAGYKRPQSSSSGPGISAAVAAGGDDGVKKKKKGNWRNRFGPCFTTDVKPSEPAPSLTLPPSSTASTTSSTASPSSSSSSTFSSRPGLVSSSGLGVGGAGERGLGVMGVSGGMQKSPSLLRNGSLQNNSGPTSTVPGVFSGADGLSSGTGTVSSSELSQQQQPMPSLAPPSPFTATAPLTSTASTHVSGLPGSIFNLAPSHMFGNRLNPNSAMAALIAQSEASPAVQRGREKDGEGEDKEREQDLEEPSVSPPRDKHIRNINQDVGDGSSSVGAQGFSIRASPKTTPRSPIGGLQIRYDSSGSLPRLGLLGAGGGGVETLPPMATSIEQLLERQWNEGQSFLLQQGAHGDVVGMLKSLHQLQEENRRLEEQIKTLTMKKERLQLLSAQLSVPFTPTTASSDVKGAQLGATDSSLPAAAQDSMSCGGHSSSGSTSSLSTPPSVSQSPPQLNGVAAVGTTPAGLGGVAGLMGALGAGSTLGMGGIGGALNGVIQTPTGTASPHTHTTGAATGVTLPVNNSSATSKNSAARLGLLSGQHRLLLQQHQLQQLLSSQPSPEQQQVLFYQLMQQQQDLQQLQSLSSSAQIPSMPLSSSQLPINSLLPGTQSQGQSTITTNPFLALQHPHTDAHASGSQKPRITEKAVGVTGQEKT; the protein is encoded by the exons AGATGCGAGCTGTGTCCCCACAAAGATGGAGCTCTGAAGAGGACAGACAACGGAG GCTGGGCACATGTGGTTTGTGCCCTTTACATACCTGAGGTGGAGTTTGCTAATGTGTCGACTATGGAGCCTATAGTACTACAGTCTGTGCCACATGAGCGCTACAACAAG ACATGTTATATCTGTGAAGACCAGGGCAGAGAGAGTAAAGCAGCTTCTGGGGCCTGCATGACCTGCAACAAACATGGCTGCAGACAGGCCTTCCATGTCACATG TGCCCAGTTTGCGGGGTTATTATGTGAAGAACAAGGATCAGATGCAGACAATGTCAAATACTGTGGCTATTGCAAGTACCACCACAGCAAATTG CGAAGGAGCAGGGGCCGTGGTAGTAGGTCTCAAAGCTTAAGTGACTCTACCTCTCAGTGTATGGATAGACCCCCAGACAAGGACAAGAAG AAACACAAGGAGCGGGATAGgcacaaaccaaaacacaagaAGAGTTCCATGGACATGTCGCCCTCCCTCGTCCTTCCAAACATCATGGTCCCAGATAAG ACCTACAACAGCAGTAACTCAGGAGGAGGCATCATCTCTCTGCCCCCATCAACACAGAAGCGACTGGATGAGAACACTGGACGTTTCACCAATGCCAACTTTCAGGAAGTGTCTTCTACTCACTCCAGTGGGAGTTGCAAAGACGTCTTGGCTGCAGACACGGGAAAATCTGCATCTGAGGTGAAGAATAAGAAGAACAGCAGCGGAAGTCATGCAGTGGGACAGAGGGGTGGTCGCAAGTCTCTCACCTCCTCAGGGAAACCCCTCCCCTCCTCCGtggtcaccatggcaacctCATCCACATCTGCCTCTGCTTCCACTGGGCCTTTTCACCAAG GTCTCCTGTTGACTAGTGCCAGCAAGACACCCTCTGCTTCTTCCTCCTCAGACTTCCTAAGTTTCTCCGATTCATCGTTGCGTCCTGGAGGTGGAACTACCTTCTCTTCCCCGCCATCTTTCAGCAGCTGCCTTGTGAAGCCAAGCTCAGAGGGCGGAGCTTCAGAGGGAACTTCAACACTTTTCGGTTCACTGATGTCTGCTACTACGGGTTCTGCAG TGGGCGGAAAGCTGTATGAGAATTCCCACAGTCACACAGCTAGCGAGATGACAAGCCTCGGGGGGTCTGCTGGATACAAGCGGCCCCAGTCCTCTAGCTCAGGACCGGGGATCAGCGCAGCAGTGGCGGCAGGAGGGGATGATGgggtgaagaagaaaaagaagggcAACTGGCGAAACAGATTTGGACCGTGCTTTACTACGGATGTGAAGCCTTCAGAGCCAGCTCCCTCCCTGACACTTCCCCCCTCCTCCACAGCCagcaccacctcctccaccgcCTCACCCTCGTCTTCTTCATCCTCAACATTCTCAAGCCGGCCAGGTTTAGTTTCCAGCAGTGGATTAGGAGTGGGCGGAGCAGGTGAGAGGGGGCTAGGAGTCATGGGTGTCAGCGGTGGGATGCAGAAGTCCCCCTCACTCCTCAGGAATGGAAGTCTGCAAAATAACAGTGGCCCCACAAGCACTGTGCCAG GTGTTTTCTCTGGTGCCGATGGGTTATCGTCTGGGACAGGAACTGTCTCCAGCTCTGAGTtgtcacagcaacagcaacccATGCCCTCTCTAGCCCCTCCCTCTCCATTTACTGCCACCGCGCCGCTAACCAGCACCGCCTCCACACAC GTCAGCGGTTTGCCTGGATCCATCTTTAATCTGGCTCCCTCCCATATGTTCGGTAACAGGTTGAACCCCAACTCTGCGATGGCAGCACTCATTGCGCAGTCCGAGGCCTCACCAGCAG tgcaaagagggagagagaaggatggagagggagaggacaaagagagagagcaagaccTGGAAGAACCAAGTGTATCACCACccagagacaaacacatacGAAACATAA atcAGGATGTGGGAGACGGCAGCAGCAGTGTCGGTGCTCAGGGCTTCTCTATAAGAGCTTCTCCCAAGACCACCCCGCG CTCTCCCATTGGTGGCCTGCAGATCCGCTATGACTCCTCGGGGTCGTTGCCGAGGCTGGGGTTGCTAGGGGCAGGGGGAGGCGGTGTGGAGACACTGCCCCCGATGGCCACCAGCATAGAGCAGCTCCTGGAGAGGCAGTGGAACGAAGGGCAGAGCTTTCTGTTGCAGCAGGGAGCACACGGAGATG tgGTGGGGATGTTGAAGTCTCTCCACCAGCTGCAAGAGGAGAACCGGAGGTTAGAGGAGCAGATTAAAACTTTGActatgaagaaagaaagactgCAGCTTCTCAGCGCTCAGCTATCAGTGCCTTTTACTCCCACTACAGCCTCCTCTG atGTGAAAGGAGCCCAGCTAGGAGCCACTGACTCCTCTttacctgctgcagctcag gaCAGCATGTCATGTGGTGGCCACAGCAGTAGTGGCTCCACCTCTTCTCTGTCTacccctccctctgtctcccagAGTCCGCCACAGCTCAATGGAGTCGCCGCCGTGGGGACGACCCCTGCTGGGCTGGGTGGGGTGGCTGGGCTGATGGGTGCACTTGGTGCAGGGAGTACACTGGGCATGGGGGGAATTGGTGGGGCACTGAATGGGGTGATCCAGACACCAACGGGTACTGCTAGTCCTCACACGCACACTACAGGAGCAGCTACAGGTGTCACATTGCCTGTCAATAACAG CTCAGCAACTAGTAAGAACAG CGCTGCGCGGCTTGGCCTGCTGTCTGGGCAGCACAGactcctcctgcagcagcatcagttgcagcagctgctgtccTCCCAGCCTTCTCcg gagcagcagcaggtatTGTTCTACCAactgatgcagcagcagcaggacctccagcagctgcagtccctctcctcctctgcccagATTCCTTCCATGCCGCTGTCGTCATCGCAGCTCCCGATCAACAGCCTGCTGCCTGGCACCCAGAGCCAGGGGCAAAGCACCATCACCACT
- the mllt10 gene encoding protein AF-10 isoform X5, producing MRAVSPQRWSSEEDRQRRSKAGQEFNCWAHVVCALYIPEVEFANVSTMEPIVLQSVPHERYNKTCYICEDQGRESKAASGACMTCNKHGCRQAFHVTCAQFAGLLCEEQGSDADNVKYCGYCKYHHSKLRRSRGRGSRSQSLSDSTSQCMDRPPDKDKKKHKERDRHKPKHKKSSMDMSPSLVLPNIMVPDKTYNSSNSGGGIISLPPSTQKRLDENTGRFTNANFQEVSSTHSSGSCKDVLAADTGKSASEVKNKKNSSGSHAVGQRGGRKSLTSSGKPLPSSVVTMATSSTSASASTGPFHQGLLLTSASKTPSASSSSDFLSFSDSSLRPGGGTTFSSPPSFSSCLVKPSSEGGASEGTSTLFGSLMSATTGSAVGGKLYENSHSHTASEMTSLGGSAGYKRPQSSSSGPGISAAVAAGGDDGVKKKKKGNWRNRFGPCFTTDVKPSEPAPSLTLPPSSTASTTSSTASPSSSSSSTFSSRPGLVSSSGLGVGGAGERGLGVMGVSGGMQKSPSLLRNGSLQNNSGPTSTVPGVFSGADGLSSGTGTVSSSELSQQQQPMPSLAPPSPFTATAPLTSTASTHVSGLPGSIFNLAPSHMFGNRLNPNSAMAALIAQSEASPAVQRGREKDGEGEDKEREQDLEEPSVSPPRDKHIRNINQDVGDGSSSVGAQGFSIRASPKTTPRSPIGGLQIRYDSSGSLPRLGLLGAGGGGVETLPPMATSIEQLLERQWNEGQSFLLQQGAHGDVVGMLKSLHQLQEENRRLEEQIKTLTMKKERLQLLSAQLSVPFTPTTASSDVKGAQLGATDSSLPAAAQDSMSCGGHSSSGSTSSLSTPPSVSQSPPQLNGVAAVGTTPAGLGGVAGLMGALGAGSTLGMGGIGGALNGVIQTPTGTASPHTHTTGAATGVTLPVNNSSATSKNSAARLGLLSGQHRLLLQQHQLQQLLSSQPSPEQQQVLFYQLMQQQQDLQQLQSLSSSAQIPSMPLSSSQLPINSLLPGTQSQGQSTITTNPFLALQHPHTDAHASGSQKPRITEKAVGVTGQEKT from the exons ATGCGAGCTGTGTCCCCACAAAGATGGAGCTCTGAAGAGGACAGACAACGGAG GTCAAAGGCAGGTCAGGAGTTCAACT GCTGGGCACATGTGGTTTGTGCCCTTTACATACCTGAGGTGGAGTTTGCTAATGTGTCGACTATGGAGCCTATAGTACTACAGTCTGTGCCACATGAGCGCTACAACAAG ACATGTTATATCTGTGAAGACCAGGGCAGAGAGAGTAAAGCAGCTTCTGGGGCCTGCATGACCTGCAACAAACATGGCTGCAGACAGGCCTTCCATGTCACATG TGCCCAGTTTGCGGGGTTATTATGTGAAGAACAAGGATCAGATGCAGACAATGTCAAATACTGTGGCTATTGCAAGTACCACCACAGCAAATTG CGAAGGAGCAGGGGCCGTGGTAGTAGGTCTCAAAGCTTAAGTGACTCTACCTCTCAGTGTATGGATAGACCCCCAGACAAGGACAAGAAG AAACACAAGGAGCGGGATAGgcacaaaccaaaacacaagaAGAGTTCCATGGACATGTCGCCCTCCCTCGTCCTTCCAAACATCATGGTCCCAGATAAG ACCTACAACAGCAGTAACTCAGGAGGAGGCATCATCTCTCTGCCCCCATCAACACAGAAGCGACTGGATGAGAACACTGGACGTTTCACCAATGCCAACTTTCAGGAAGTGTCTTCTACTCACTCCAGTGGGAGTTGCAAAGACGTCTTGGCTGCAGACACGGGAAAATCTGCATCTGAGGTGAAGAATAAGAAGAACAGCAGCGGAAGTCATGCAGTGGGACAGAGGGGTGGTCGCAAGTCTCTCACCTCCTCAGGGAAACCCCTCCCCTCCTCCGtggtcaccatggcaacctCATCCACATCTGCCTCTGCTTCCACTGGGCCTTTTCACCAAG GTCTCCTGTTGACTAGTGCCAGCAAGACACCCTCTGCTTCTTCCTCCTCAGACTTCCTAAGTTTCTCCGATTCATCGTTGCGTCCTGGAGGTGGAACTACCTTCTCTTCCCCGCCATCTTTCAGCAGCTGCCTTGTGAAGCCAAGCTCAGAGGGCGGAGCTTCAGAGGGAACTTCAACACTTTTCGGTTCACTGATGTCTGCTACTACGGGTTCTGCAG TGGGCGGAAAGCTGTATGAGAATTCCCACAGTCACACAGCTAGCGAGATGACAAGCCTCGGGGGGTCTGCTGGATACAAGCGGCCCCAGTCCTCTAGCTCAGGACCGGGGATCAGCGCAGCAGTGGCGGCAGGAGGGGATGATGgggtgaagaagaaaaagaagggcAACTGGCGAAACAGATTTGGACCGTGCTTTACTACGGATGTGAAGCCTTCAGAGCCAGCTCCCTCCCTGACACTTCCCCCCTCCTCCACAGCCagcaccacctcctccaccgcCTCACCCTCGTCTTCTTCATCCTCAACATTCTCAAGCCGGCCAGGTTTAGTTTCCAGCAGTGGATTAGGAGTGGGCGGAGCAGGTGAGAGGGGGCTAGGAGTCATGGGTGTCAGCGGTGGGATGCAGAAGTCCCCCTCACTCCTCAGGAATGGAAGTCTGCAAAATAACAGTGGCCCCACAAGCACTGTGCCAG GTGTTTTCTCTGGTGCCGATGGGTTATCGTCTGGGACAGGAACTGTCTCCAGCTCTGAGTtgtcacagcaacagcaacccATGCCCTCTCTAGCCCCTCCCTCTCCATTTACTGCCACCGCGCCGCTAACCAGCACCGCCTCCACACAC GTCAGCGGTTTGCCTGGATCCATCTTTAATCTGGCTCCCTCCCATATGTTCGGTAACAGGTTGAACCCCAACTCTGCGATGGCAGCACTCATTGCGCAGTCCGAGGCCTCACCAGCAG tgcaaagagggagagagaaggatggagagggagaggacaaagagagagagcaagaccTGGAAGAACCAAGTGTATCACCACccagagacaaacacatacGAAACATAA atcAGGATGTGGGAGACGGCAGCAGCAGTGTCGGTGCTCAGGGCTTCTCTATAAGAGCTTCTCCCAAGACCACCCCGCG CTCTCCCATTGGTGGCCTGCAGATCCGCTATGACTCCTCGGGGTCGTTGCCGAGGCTGGGGTTGCTAGGGGCAGGGGGAGGCGGTGTGGAGACACTGCCCCCGATGGCCACCAGCATAGAGCAGCTCCTGGAGAGGCAGTGGAACGAAGGGCAGAGCTTTCTGTTGCAGCAGGGAGCACACGGAGATG tgGTGGGGATGTTGAAGTCTCTCCACCAGCTGCAAGAGGAGAACCGGAGGTTAGAGGAGCAGATTAAAACTTTGActatgaagaaagaaagactgCAGCTTCTCAGCGCTCAGCTATCAGTGCCTTTTACTCCCACTACAGCCTCCTCTG atGTGAAAGGAGCCCAGCTAGGAGCCACTGACTCCTCTttacctgctgcagctcag gaCAGCATGTCATGTGGTGGCCACAGCAGTAGTGGCTCCACCTCTTCTCTGTCTacccctccctctgtctcccagAGTCCGCCACAGCTCAATGGAGTCGCCGCCGTGGGGACGACCCCTGCTGGGCTGGGTGGGGTGGCTGGGCTGATGGGTGCACTTGGTGCAGGGAGTACACTGGGCATGGGGGGAATTGGTGGGGCACTGAATGGGGTGATCCAGACACCAACGGGTACTGCTAGTCCTCACACGCACACTACAGGAGCAGCTACAGGTGTCACATTGCCTGTCAATAACAG CTCAGCAACTAGTAAGAACAG CGCTGCGCGGCTTGGCCTGCTGTCTGGGCAGCACAGactcctcctgcagcagcatcagttgcagcagctgctgtccTCCCAGCCTTCTCcg gagcagcagcaggtatTGTTCTACCAactgatgcagcagcagcaggacctccagcagctgcagtccctctcctcctctgcccagATTCCTTCCATGCCGCTGTCGTCATCGCAGCTCCCGATCAACAGCCTGCTGCCTGGCACCCAGAGCCAGGGGCAAAGCACCATCACCACT
- the mllt10 gene encoding protein AF-10 isoform X4 encodes MKEMIGGCCVCSDERGWAENPLVYCDGHGCNVAVHQACYGIVQVPTGPWFCRKCESQERAARVRCELCPHKDGALKRTDNGGWAHVVCALYIPEVEFANVSTMEPIVLQSVPHERYNKTCYICEDQGRESKAASGACMTCNKHGCRQAFHVTCAQFAGLLCEEQGSDADNVKYCGYCKYHHSKLRRSRGRGSRSQSLSDSTSQCMDRPPDKDKKKHKERDRHKPKHKKSSMDMSPSLVLPNIMVPDKTYNSSNSGGGIISLPPSTQKRLDENTGRFTNANFQEVSSTHSSGSCKDVLAADTGKSASEVKNKKNSSGSHAVGQRGGRKSLTSSGKPLPSSVVTMATSSTSASASTGPFHQGLLLTSASKTPSASSSSDFLSFSDSSLRPGGGTTFSSPPSFSSCLVKPSSEGGASEGTSTLFGSLMSATTGSAVGGKLYENSHSHTASEMTSLGGSAGYKRPQSSSSGPGISAAVAAGGDDGVKKKKKGNWRNRFGPCFTTDVKPSEPAPSLTLPPSSTASTTSSTASPSSSSSSTFSSRPGLVSSSGLGVGGAGERGLGVMGVSGGMQKSPSLLRNGSLQNNSGPTSTVPGVFSGADGLSSGTGTVSSSELSQQQQPMPSLAPPSPFTATAPLTSTASTHVSGLPGSIFNLAPSHMFGNRLNPNSAMAALIAQSEASPADQDVGDGSSSVGAQGFSIRASPKTTPRSPIGGLQIRYDSSGSLPRLGLLGAGGGGVETLPPMATSIEQLLERQWNEGQSFLLQQGAHGDVVGMLKSLHQLQEENRRLEEQIKTLTMKKERLQLLSAQLSVPFTPTTASSDVKGAQLGATDSSLPAAAQDSMSCGGHSSSGSTSSLSTPPSVSQSPPQLNGVAAVGTTPAGLGGVAGLMGALGAGSTLGMGGIGGALNGVIQTPTGTASPHTHTTGAATGVTLPVNNSSATSKNSAARLGLLSGQHRLLLQQHQLQQLLSSQPSPEQQQVLFYQLMQQQQDLQQLQSLSSSAQIPSMPLSSSQLPINSLLPGTQSQGQSTITTNPFLALQHPHTDAHASGSQKPRITEKAVGVTGQEKT; translated from the exons AGATGCGAGCTGTGTCCCCACAAAGATGGAGCTCTGAAGAGGACAGACAACGGAG GCTGGGCACATGTGGTTTGTGCCCTTTACATACCTGAGGTGGAGTTTGCTAATGTGTCGACTATGGAGCCTATAGTACTACAGTCTGTGCCACATGAGCGCTACAACAAG ACATGTTATATCTGTGAAGACCAGGGCAGAGAGAGTAAAGCAGCTTCTGGGGCCTGCATGACCTGCAACAAACATGGCTGCAGACAGGCCTTCCATGTCACATG TGCCCAGTTTGCGGGGTTATTATGTGAAGAACAAGGATCAGATGCAGACAATGTCAAATACTGTGGCTATTGCAAGTACCACCACAGCAAATTG CGAAGGAGCAGGGGCCGTGGTAGTAGGTCTCAAAGCTTAAGTGACTCTACCTCTCAGTGTATGGATAGACCCCCAGACAAGGACAAGAAG AAACACAAGGAGCGGGATAGgcacaaaccaaaacacaagaAGAGTTCCATGGACATGTCGCCCTCCCTCGTCCTTCCAAACATCATGGTCCCAGATAAG ACCTACAACAGCAGTAACTCAGGAGGAGGCATCATCTCTCTGCCCCCATCAACACAGAAGCGACTGGATGAGAACACTGGACGTTTCACCAATGCCAACTTTCAGGAAGTGTCTTCTACTCACTCCAGTGGGAGTTGCAAAGACGTCTTGGCTGCAGACACGGGAAAATCTGCATCTGAGGTGAAGAATAAGAAGAACAGCAGCGGAAGTCATGCAGTGGGACAGAGGGGTGGTCGCAAGTCTCTCACCTCCTCAGGGAAACCCCTCCCCTCCTCCGtggtcaccatggcaacctCATCCACATCTGCCTCTGCTTCCACTGGGCCTTTTCACCAAG GTCTCCTGTTGACTAGTGCCAGCAAGACACCCTCTGCTTCTTCCTCCTCAGACTTCCTAAGTTTCTCCGATTCATCGTTGCGTCCTGGAGGTGGAACTACCTTCTCTTCCCCGCCATCTTTCAGCAGCTGCCTTGTGAAGCCAAGCTCAGAGGGCGGAGCTTCAGAGGGAACTTCAACACTTTTCGGTTCACTGATGTCTGCTACTACGGGTTCTGCAG TGGGCGGAAAGCTGTATGAGAATTCCCACAGTCACACAGCTAGCGAGATGACAAGCCTCGGGGGGTCTGCTGGATACAAGCGGCCCCAGTCCTCTAGCTCAGGACCGGGGATCAGCGCAGCAGTGGCGGCAGGAGGGGATGATGgggtgaagaagaaaaagaagggcAACTGGCGAAACAGATTTGGACCGTGCTTTACTACGGATGTGAAGCCTTCAGAGCCAGCTCCCTCCCTGACACTTCCCCCCTCCTCCACAGCCagcaccacctcctccaccgcCTCACCCTCGTCTTCTTCATCCTCAACATTCTCAAGCCGGCCAGGTTTAGTTTCCAGCAGTGGATTAGGAGTGGGCGGAGCAGGTGAGAGGGGGCTAGGAGTCATGGGTGTCAGCGGTGGGATGCAGAAGTCCCCCTCACTCCTCAGGAATGGAAGTCTGCAAAATAACAGTGGCCCCACAAGCACTGTGCCAG GTGTTTTCTCTGGTGCCGATGGGTTATCGTCTGGGACAGGAACTGTCTCCAGCTCTGAGTtgtcacagcaacagcaacccATGCCCTCTCTAGCCCCTCCCTCTCCATTTACTGCCACCGCGCCGCTAACCAGCACCGCCTCCACACAC GTCAGCGGTTTGCCTGGATCCATCTTTAATCTGGCTCCCTCCCATATGTTCGGTAACAGGTTGAACCCCAACTCTGCGATGGCAGCACTCATTGCGCAGTCCGAGGCCTCACCAGCAG atcAGGATGTGGGAGACGGCAGCAGCAGTGTCGGTGCTCAGGGCTTCTCTATAAGAGCTTCTCCCAAGACCACCCCGCG CTCTCCCATTGGTGGCCTGCAGATCCGCTATGACTCCTCGGGGTCGTTGCCGAGGCTGGGGTTGCTAGGGGCAGGGGGAGGCGGTGTGGAGACACTGCCCCCGATGGCCACCAGCATAGAGCAGCTCCTGGAGAGGCAGTGGAACGAAGGGCAGAGCTTTCTGTTGCAGCAGGGAGCACACGGAGATG tgGTGGGGATGTTGAAGTCTCTCCACCAGCTGCAAGAGGAGAACCGGAGGTTAGAGGAGCAGATTAAAACTTTGActatgaagaaagaaagactgCAGCTTCTCAGCGCTCAGCTATCAGTGCCTTTTACTCCCACTACAGCCTCCTCTG atGTGAAAGGAGCCCAGCTAGGAGCCACTGACTCCTCTttacctgctgcagctcag gaCAGCATGTCATGTGGTGGCCACAGCAGTAGTGGCTCCACCTCTTCTCTGTCTacccctccctctgtctcccagAGTCCGCCACAGCTCAATGGAGTCGCCGCCGTGGGGACGACCCCTGCTGGGCTGGGTGGGGTGGCTGGGCTGATGGGTGCACTTGGTGCAGGGAGTACACTGGGCATGGGGGGAATTGGTGGGGCACTGAATGGGGTGATCCAGACACCAACGGGTACTGCTAGTCCTCACACGCACACTACAGGAGCAGCTACAGGTGTCACATTGCCTGTCAATAACAG CTCAGCAACTAGTAAGAACAG CGCTGCGCGGCTTGGCCTGCTGTCTGGGCAGCACAGactcctcctgcagcagcatcagttgcagcagctgctgtccTCCCAGCCTTCTCcg gagcagcagcaggtatTGTTCTACCAactgatgcagcagcagcaggacctccagcagctgcagtccctctcctcctctgcccagATTCCTTCCATGCCGCTGTCGTCATCGCAGCTCCCGATCAACAGCCTGCTGCCTGGCACCCAGAGCCAGGGGCAAAGCACCATCACCACT